Proteins encoded in a region of the Quercus lobata isolate SW786 chromosome 8, ValleyOak3.0 Primary Assembly, whole genome shotgun sequence genome:
- the LOC115958179 gene encoding mitochondrial substrate carrier family protein B-like isoform X2: MQTEARVGVVVEGGGGGGGAQRGLNSSHVDGGARKLSQIGTLSQLLAGGVAGALSKTCTAPLARLTILFQVQGMHSDVATMRKPCIWREASRIVGEEGVRAFWKGNLVTIAHRLPYSSVNFYAYEHYKKLLKMIPGLENHRDNIGTDLCVHFVAGGSAGITAASATYPLDLVRTRLAAQTNVMYYRGIWHTLQTITKEEGVLGLYKGLGATLLGVGPSIAISFSVYETLRSFWKLHRPDDSTILISLSCGSLSGIASSTEKQGVVQPLHQVSNQID; this comes from the exons atgcaaACAGAAGCGAGAGTAGGAGTGGTGgtagaaggaggaggaggaggaggaggagcacAGAGAGGTCTGAATTCGAGCCACGTCGATGGCGGTGCGAGGAAACTCTCGCAGATCGGAACTTTGTCGCAGCTTCTCGCCGGAGGCGTCGCCGGCGCTCTCAGTAAAACCTGCACTGCACCGCTCGCTCGCCTTACTATTCTCTTCCAG GTGCAAGGTATGCATTCTGATGTTGCAACAATGAGAAAACCTTGCATATGGCGCGAGGCGTCGCGGATTGTTGGTGAAGAAGGAGTTAGAGCTTTTTGGAAAGGGAATCTCGTTACAATTGCTCACCGTCTGCCTTACTCTTCTGTCAATTTTTATGCATATGAGCACTATAAGAAG TTACTAAAGATGATTCCGGGACTGGAAAACCATAGAGATAACATCGGTACAGATCTTTGTGTGCATTTTGTAGCCGGTGGTTCAGCTGGAATAACAGCTGCTTCGGCTACATATCCGCTGGATCTTGTAAGGACACGCCTTGCAGCTCAG ACAAATGTGATGTACTACAGAGGTATTTGGCATACTTTACAAACTATTACCAAGGAGGAGGGTGTTTTGGGCCTCTATAAGGGACTTGGAGCAACACTTTTG GGTGTTGGGCCAAGCATAGCAATCAGTTTTTCAGTGTATGAAACATTGAGATCTTTCTGGAAGTTGCATAG GCCCGATGATTCTACTATCCTTATCAGTCTGAGTTGTGGAAGTCTTTCAGGAATTGCATCATCAACAG AGAAACAGGGTGTGGTGCAGCCTCTGCACCAAGTATCTAACCAGATTGACTGA
- the LOC115958177 gene encoding protein DA1-related 2 isoform X2 codes for MAPSGINHLSQPCIYDRKSRFMRWLCKLFKSGSDRGGGSGSSHHPQLVGEENMAWRAPFRSLDDRARSQKDKEDLERAIALSLAEDSKRSNGYRWRTDDDDDISREIRDALNPNPYPPFAPTPYYPSRCGRICGGCKRDIGYGNYLGCMGTFFHPECFCCRACGYPITEHEFSLSGRDPYHKSCFKELNHPKCEVCHQFIPTNSAGLIEYRCHPFWTQKYCPSHEHDNTARCCSCERLESWNARFYSLEDGRSLCLECMESAIMDTGDCQPLYHSIRDFYEGMNMRLDQQIPMLLVERQALNEAIVGEKNGLHHMPETRGLCLSEEQTVTSIRKRPRIGGHRLVGMRTQPQKLIRRCEVTAILVLYGLPRLLTGAILAHELMHGWLRLKGYHNLNPEVEEGICQVLSHMWLETEVMPVDKSMPSTSAASSSSSSSSSKKGVKSDVENKLGEFFLHQIAHDASLAYGGGYRAAQAAVNNYGLRSTLDHIRLTGNFPL; via the exons ATGGCTCCTTCTGGTATCAACCACTTATCTCAGCCGTGTATTTACG ATAGAAAGTCTCGCTTTATGAGATGGCTGTGTAAGCTTTTCAAGAGTGGGTCCGAtcgtggtggtggtagtggtagtAGCCATCATCCTCAGCTCGTTGGTGAGGAAAACATGGCTTGGCGTGCACCGTTTAGATCCTTG GATGATCGCGCTAGGTCTCAAAAGGATAAAGAGGACTTGGAACGTGCAATTGCACTCTCCCTGGCAGAAGATTCCAAGAGATCAAATG GATATAGATGGCGGACAGATGATGACGATGATATTTCTAGGGAAATTCGGGATGCCCTAAATCCAAATCCATATCCCCCCTTTGCCCCTACACCATATTATCCCAGTAGATGTGGCAG GATATGTGGTGGTTGCAAACGTGACATAGGCTATGGCAATTATCTGGGATGCATGGGAACGTTTTTCCATCCAGAGTGCTTTTGCTGTCGTGCTTGTGGTTACCCAATTACTGAGCATGAG TTTTCTTTGTCAGGAAGGGACCCTTATCACAAGTCTTGTTTCAAAGAGCTGAACCATCCCAAATGTGAAGTTTGCCACCAATTT aTCCCAACAAATTCTGCTGGTTTGATCGAGTATAGGTGCCATCCATTTTGGACTCAAAAATATTGTCCATCACATGAGCATGATAACACAGCTCGGTGCTGTAGTTGTGAACGTTTAGAG TCCTGGAATGCAAGATTCTATTCTTTGGAAGATGGACGGAGTTTATGCTTAGAGTGCATGGAATCTGCTATCATGGATACCGGTGATTGTCAACCCCTTTACCATTCCATAAGAGATTTTTATGAAGGAATGAACATGAGGCTAGATCAGCAAATTCCCATGCTTCTGGTTGAAAGACAAGCACTTAATGAAGCCATTGTTGGGGAGAAGAAT GGCCTTCATCACATGCCTGAGACAAGGGGTTTATGCCTTTCTGAAGAGCAGACTGTCACCAGT ATTAGAAAAAGGCCGAGAATTGGTGGTCACCGACTTGTAGGAATGAGAACCCAACCCCAAAAGCTGATTCGAAGATGTGAAGTTACTGCCATTCTTGTTCTATATGGTCTTCCAAG ATTACTCACAGGTGCTATTCTTGCTCACGAGTTGATGCATGGCTGGTTACGCCTTAAAG GCTACCACAATCTTAACCCTGAGGTAGAGGAAGGTATCTGTCAGGTGCTTTCACACATGTGGCTTGAGACAGAAGTGATGCCAGTTGATAAAAGCATGCCATCTACATCAGCagcttcatcatcatcatcgtcatcatcatcaaaaaaaGGTGTAAAGTCTGATGTTGAAAATAAACTGGGTGAATTCTTCTTGCACCAAATCGCCCACGATGCTTCCCTAGCATATGGAGGAGGATATAGGGCTGCTCAGGCTGCTGTTAATAACTATGGTTTACGTAGTACTCTGGACCACATTCGTCTAACCGGAAATTTCCCAttgtaa
- the LOC115958177 gene encoding protein DA1-related 2 isoform X1, whose amino-acid sequence MAPSGINHLSQPCIYGDVGSSYADRKSRFMRWLCKLFKSGSDRGGGSGSSHHPQLVGEENMAWRAPFRSLDDRARSQKDKEDLERAIALSLAEDSKRSNGYRWRTDDDDDISREIRDALNPNPYPPFAPTPYYPSRCGRICGGCKRDIGYGNYLGCMGTFFHPECFCCRACGYPITEHEFSLSGRDPYHKSCFKELNHPKCEVCHQFIPTNSAGLIEYRCHPFWTQKYCPSHEHDNTARCCSCERLESWNARFYSLEDGRSLCLECMESAIMDTGDCQPLYHSIRDFYEGMNMRLDQQIPMLLVERQALNEAIVGEKNGLHHMPETRGLCLSEEQTVTSIRKRPRIGGHRLVGMRTQPQKLIRRCEVTAILVLYGLPRLLTGAILAHELMHGWLRLKGYHNLNPEVEEGICQVLSHMWLETEVMPVDKSMPSTSAASSSSSSSSSKKGVKSDVENKLGEFFLHQIAHDASLAYGGGYRAAQAAVNNYGLRSTLDHIRLTGNFPL is encoded by the exons ATGGCTCCTTCTGGTATCAACCACTTATCTCAGCCGTGTATTTACG GGGACGTTGGTTCTTCGTATGCAGATAGAAAGTCTCGCTTTATGAGATGGCTGTGTAAGCTTTTCAAGAGTGGGTCCGAtcgtggtggtggtagtggtagtAGCCATCATCCTCAGCTCGTTGGTGAGGAAAACATGGCTTGGCGTGCACCGTTTAGATCCTTG GATGATCGCGCTAGGTCTCAAAAGGATAAAGAGGACTTGGAACGTGCAATTGCACTCTCCCTGGCAGAAGATTCCAAGAGATCAAATG GATATAGATGGCGGACAGATGATGACGATGATATTTCTAGGGAAATTCGGGATGCCCTAAATCCAAATCCATATCCCCCCTTTGCCCCTACACCATATTATCCCAGTAGATGTGGCAG GATATGTGGTGGTTGCAAACGTGACATAGGCTATGGCAATTATCTGGGATGCATGGGAACGTTTTTCCATCCAGAGTGCTTTTGCTGTCGTGCTTGTGGTTACCCAATTACTGAGCATGAG TTTTCTTTGTCAGGAAGGGACCCTTATCACAAGTCTTGTTTCAAAGAGCTGAACCATCCCAAATGTGAAGTTTGCCACCAATTT aTCCCAACAAATTCTGCTGGTTTGATCGAGTATAGGTGCCATCCATTTTGGACTCAAAAATATTGTCCATCACATGAGCATGATAACACAGCTCGGTGCTGTAGTTGTGAACGTTTAGAG TCCTGGAATGCAAGATTCTATTCTTTGGAAGATGGACGGAGTTTATGCTTAGAGTGCATGGAATCTGCTATCATGGATACCGGTGATTGTCAACCCCTTTACCATTCCATAAGAGATTTTTATGAAGGAATGAACATGAGGCTAGATCAGCAAATTCCCATGCTTCTGGTTGAAAGACAAGCACTTAATGAAGCCATTGTTGGGGAGAAGAAT GGCCTTCATCACATGCCTGAGACAAGGGGTTTATGCCTTTCTGAAGAGCAGACTGTCACCAGT ATTAGAAAAAGGCCGAGAATTGGTGGTCACCGACTTGTAGGAATGAGAACCCAACCCCAAAAGCTGATTCGAAGATGTGAAGTTACTGCCATTCTTGTTCTATATGGTCTTCCAAG ATTACTCACAGGTGCTATTCTTGCTCACGAGTTGATGCATGGCTGGTTACGCCTTAAAG GCTACCACAATCTTAACCCTGAGGTAGAGGAAGGTATCTGTCAGGTGCTTTCACACATGTGGCTTGAGACAGAAGTGATGCCAGTTGATAAAAGCATGCCATCTACATCAGCagcttcatcatcatcatcgtcatcatcatcaaaaaaaGGTGTAAAGTCTGATGTTGAAAATAAACTGGGTGAATTCTTCTTGCACCAAATCGCCCACGATGCTTCCCTAGCATATGGAGGAGGATATAGGGCTGCTCAGGCTGCTGTTAATAACTATGGTTTACGTAGTACTCTGGACCACATTCGTCTAACCGGAAATTTCCCAttgtaa
- the LOC115958179 gene encoding mitochondrial substrate carrier family protein B-like isoform X1 encodes MQTEARVGVVVEGGGGGGGAQRGLNSSHVDGGARKLSQIGTLSQLLAGGVAGALSKTCTAPLARLTILFQVQGMHSDVATMRKPCIWREASRIVGEEGVRAFWKGNLVTIAHRLPYSSVNFYAYEHYKKLLKMIPGLENHRDNIGTDLCVHFVAGGSAGITAASATYPLDLVRTRLAAQTNVMYYRGIWHTLQTITKEEGVLGLYKGLGATLLGVGPSIAISFSVYETLRSFWKLHRPDDSTILISLSCGSLSGIASSTATFPIDLVRRRKQLEGAGGRARVYTTGLFGIFRQIIRNEGFRGLYRGILPEYYKVVPGVGICFMTYETLKKLLTDTTTSL; translated from the exons atgcaaACAGAAGCGAGAGTAGGAGTGGTGgtagaaggaggaggaggaggaggaggagcacAGAGAGGTCTGAATTCGAGCCACGTCGATGGCGGTGCGAGGAAACTCTCGCAGATCGGAACTTTGTCGCAGCTTCTCGCCGGAGGCGTCGCCGGCGCTCTCAGTAAAACCTGCACTGCACCGCTCGCTCGCCTTACTATTCTCTTCCAG GTGCAAGGTATGCATTCTGATGTTGCAACAATGAGAAAACCTTGCATATGGCGCGAGGCGTCGCGGATTGTTGGTGAAGAAGGAGTTAGAGCTTTTTGGAAAGGGAATCTCGTTACAATTGCTCACCGTCTGCCTTACTCTTCTGTCAATTTTTATGCATATGAGCACTATAAGAAG TTACTAAAGATGATTCCGGGACTGGAAAACCATAGAGATAACATCGGTACAGATCTTTGTGTGCATTTTGTAGCCGGTGGTTCAGCTGGAATAACAGCTGCTTCGGCTACATATCCGCTGGATCTTGTAAGGACACGCCTTGCAGCTCAG ACAAATGTGATGTACTACAGAGGTATTTGGCATACTTTACAAACTATTACCAAGGAGGAGGGTGTTTTGGGCCTCTATAAGGGACTTGGAGCAACACTTTTG GGTGTTGGGCCAAGCATAGCAATCAGTTTTTCAGTGTATGAAACATTGAGATCTTTCTGGAAGTTGCATAG GCCCGATGATTCTACTATCCTTATCAGTCTGAGTTGTGGAAGTCTTTCAGGAATTGCATCATCAACAG CTACATTTCCAATTGATCTTGTGAGGCGCCGTAAGCAATTGGAAGGGGCAGGTGGCCGGGCTCGTGTCTATACAACAGGCCTTTTTGGTATATTTAGGCAAATAATCCGGAATGAAGGCTTCCGTGGATTGTATAGGGGCATTCTGCCAGAATACTACAAGGTGGTGCCTGGTGTAGGTATTTGTTTTATGACTTACGAGACACTGAAGAAGCTGTTGACTGATACTACTACCAGTTTGTAG
- the LOC115958178 gene encoding ylmG homolog protein 1-2, chloroplastic-like, which translates to MAPLTLITSQSNLLLRTPLLLPPQNLTPNIHTHSSPLSLSLNQNPKPFSLRLTTKRNPATLVVLSSTSTSTSSSTIPNPQISHSSPLTKTLTTIASIALLVLPKIIMGPQSHLGLVSSVGPLFFAALKDRPSGYLNTPLTVVAAGLAKWLDIYSGVLMVRVLLSWFPNIPWDRQPLSAIRDLCDPYLNLFRNIIPPIFDTLDVSPLLAFAVLGTLGSILNSSRGMY; encoded by the coding sequence ATGGCTCCTCTAACTCTAATCACCTCCCAATCCAACCTCCTCCTCCGAACCCCTCTCCTCCTCCCACCACAAAACCTCACACCCAATATTCATACTCACTCCTCTCCCCTTTCCCTTTCCCTAAACCAAAACCCCAAACCCTTCTCTCTCCGCCTCACCACCAAACGCAACCCAGCAACCCTTGTTGTTCTCTCTTCTACTTCtacttctacttcttcttccaCCATCCCAAACCCACAAATCTCTCACTCATCACCACTCACCAAAACTCTCACCACCATAGCTTCCATAGCCTTGCTTGTCCTCCCCAAAATCATTATGGGCCCACAATCTCACTTAGGCCTAGTAAGCTCAGTTGGGCCACTGTTCTTTGCGGCTCTGAAGGACAGGCCTTCTGGGTACCTGAACACGCCGCTCACGGTGGTGGCTGCTGGTTTGGCTAAGTGGCTTGATATCTATAGTGGGGTTTTGATGGTGAGGGTTTTGCTGAGTTGGTTTCCCAACATTCCTTGGGACAGACAACCTTTGTCGGCAATTCGTGACCTATGTGATCCTTATCTCAATCTGTTTCGGAACATTATTCCACCAATCTTTGATACTTTGGATGTTAGTCCACTTTTGGCTTTTGCTGTATTGGGCACGCTTGGCTCCATTCTCAATAGTAGCAGAGGAATGTATTGA